The window GCGCCCCTCCGAACCGATCGAGAATCGGTCAAAATGCCCGAAGCGCTCGGTTGTCCATCCGAGATCGAAGACGCGCTTGAGAATGTAGCGCTGCAACTGCCGCAACTCGAATCGCGGGGGTTCCCGCTGCGCTCGATTGACGTCCTCCATGTCCATAATTGCAGAGAAGCGCTCTGCATGATTCGTAGAAAATGTGGACTCCACAGCATCTCTCGCCGCGTCGCGAGCCGTCTCGGCAACAGTCAGTTCAGGAGTACGCACCTTCGCGATCTCGGCAGCGATATTGTCGTGGCTCAAGGATGAAAGTTTTCCATCCTTCTGACGCTCCGCAAACCAGTCCTCGACTAGAGTTCGCATCTCCGTAGCACACGCCTCGTTTGCCTTTGAGTACTTCTCCCACGCAGAACACTCTTCAGGCGAGAGATCCTCAATGAGTTGCTCAAGCAATTTATCTGGCGGCAGCGACGGCTCCCACGGCGGTTCCGCAAGCGTCAGCGACAGCCAGTCTCCTGACACCGCAGAGTTTGTCCCGATCACGTACCGGGCGAAATCGTCGTCCAATACGGAACTCGCGATTCGGTTGCGCGACCATTCCAATTCGCGGCTGTCGTGGGAACCCTTGGACCAATCTGCGAGCAACGGCTTGATATCCTCTTCGCTTGGGATGACCGGCCACTGGCTTGAGTACGGCGGACGAATCCGGCTTGCATCGATTTCGACTTGCGCTCCAAGGTAGAGCGCACGCTCCACGACACCACGCGCATAATCTCGCAGGAGAATATGCGGAGGCGGATTTCCCGAAGCGAAAACGCGACCGTAGACGCACGCTGCGAGAGTACCGACCGCTACAGAATCGCGGGAGCGCATGGCGACCCCGTACGCCACGGCATAGACGCGCTCTCCAACGTACGCATCGTCGACATCGGCAAACCGCTCAACGAGCCGAATCACAGCGGCCAAACGCGCTGTCAAGAGGTCTACAAGTGCATTGGTAGCGCGGTCGCGCAAGAATCGATTCGAGGATGTAAGCATCCACGAAAGAGTGATTGCACACAGGTCAATAGTCTCATCATCGATTAAAGCACCTGACCGCAGCGAAGATGCCCAATCCATAAGTCTGTCAACAGCGCCGCACGTCTTCCTTAATTTATGCAGGTACACGCTCCACCAAGCATCGCGTTCGGCCATCGCGGCCTTTCGCAATCGCTTGTCAAGGAACCATGCATTGAGCGGATGTCCAGGCAAAGTGGCCACGGTCAGAAGCACGTCGAAAGTGTCGTGCAAGTCGTACTCAGTTCGGCACAGCTCGTTTAGCGCATCCCGCGTGCCTTCGGAGAAGGCGGAATGCGTGCGCCAAACGATGCTCTGCCGGAAGGCATTTCCAATCCCCCATACTTCAGCAGCAAATGGCGCAATCGAGAGCAGTTCTTGACCTGTTCGCTCGGGAATCTGTATACACAGGGCTTCCAGGAGCCCTGGCGCAACATATTCCTCCTCATCACCAATAAACGCCAGAGGACCTCCCTGCGCAAATGCTGACGCCGGGTCATCAAGGTCCAGATGTCTCTCCAGCAAGGTCTTTGCAGCGAGGTGGTCGGCGAAGCGCTCGTAGGCGACTGAGACGACCTGTTCGAACTGCTCATCGTGTCGTTCGACTTCTTCTAAGAGAACACCCTCTACGACGAGCCCACGATAGAGGGACCGCTCGAACTCACGCCCCGGGAGGAATGCATCTGCAATTTCTCCCGCTCTCGCCAAGGTGAGCCATGTCTGCCCTGAGTCAAGGGTGGCTGTAGCAATAGCCTCCAAAGCTTGACGCACTAGCGGAATCTTCGGATGAAATCCCAGGCTCCCCGCAAGACGCTCGTTAACGGCGCTCAAATACAGGTCGAAGACCATCGTGATGCCTTGGAATCCGCGAGGAAGCCGACGCTCTCCCTTTGCATTGAGGCCGCGGCATAGCGTTTTGAGAAACAGCGGGTTACGAAACTC is drawn from Stigmatella aurantiaca and contains these coding sequences:
- the avs2 gene encoding AVAST type 2 anti-phage system protein Avs2 → KSEPTPGKARGPPRAPLRHQPYLRPRCDRSGLGAVEVQPTGGLPFQTISKQINIAERAADELLRLLGEREQTLEFNQKQADTKGPRHSHRNDSFRECRIQLLNLASELRSARESIVHGDAIASSALMLLRGIAGTGKTHLLCDIARQRIAAGCPTVLLMGQRFVSNDAPWSQALHQLDLTGLSAEEFVGALEAAAQAAGSRALLVIDALNEGAGRTIWPSHLEAFIAHLERSTWIGVILAVRSSYEEIVVPVEMRSRANVVTHQGFTEHEYDATKTFFVHFGLELPSTPLLAPEFRNPLFLKTLCRGLNAKGERRLPRGFQGITMVFDLYLSAVNERLAGSLGFHPKIPLVRQALEAIATATLDSGQTWLTLARAGEIADAFLPGREFERSLYRGLVVEGVLLEEVERHDEQFEQVVSVAYERFADHLAAKTLLERHLDLDDPASAFAQGGPLAFIGDEEEYVAPGLLEALCIQIPERTGQELLSIAPFAAEVWGIGNAFRQSIVWRTHSAFSEGTRDALNELCRTEYDLHDTFDVLLTVATLPGHPLNAWFLDKRLRKAAMAERDAWWSVYLHKLRKTCGAVDRLMDWASSLRSGALIDDETIDLCAITLSWMLTSSNRFLRDRATNALVDLLTARLAAVIRLVERFADVDDAYVGERVYAVAYGVAMRSRDSVAVGTLAACVYGRVFASGNPPPHILLRDYARGVVERALYLGAQVEIDASRIRPPYSSQWPVIPSEEDIKPLLADWSKGSHDSRELEWSRNRIASSVLDDDFARYVIGTNSAVSGDWLSLTLAEPPWEPSLPPDKLLEQLIEDLSPEECSAWEKYSKANEACATEMRTLVEDWFAERQKDGKLSSLSHDNIAAEIAKVRTPELTVAETARDAARDAVESTFSTNHAERFSAIMDMEDVNRAQREPPRFELRQLQRYILKRVFDLGWTTERFGHFDRFSIGSEGRKASKAERIGKKYQWIAYHEILALVADRFQYREKYREDEGDKAYEGPWQDSFRDIDPSWTQPSMKGRTSSSGHAAAWWEQTQFNSWGDVGNERSWILRTDDLPRVEDLLKATSPNDGQRWLNTQCYFTWKQRVPADLESTEIEQGELWYLCTGYLIRNDDAAHFLKWAEGVDFWGKWMPDPAEVHRIFLGEHAWAPASRYFENRYHGDDGWTQPDHGCPVKLRTTALEYLREGRGFDCSVEESYTLSLPVRELVTGLGICWSGRGADFVDATGRLVSQDPTAHGLGPSALLLREDLLREFLHREGLTLCWAVVGEKHILNTGFELSHHPALRISGAYVLCDSGVTGFVKYLLDERSVKQGALRLIDTHRTEP